One Curtobacterium sp. MCLR17_032 genomic window carries:
- a CDS encoding sugar ABC transporter permease has product MPASGRGSYWFYLLPGFVLLAAIILVPLGWNVYLSFTNYRGILPPQFTGLDNWRRLMADGQFWISFRNSIVMILAMVIVPTSLGLVLAAALFDVIGKKFGGKLASFLRATYYLPQILPAVIAAIVIGWILRPENGALNAVLGAVGLDGLQHNWLGSPDTALLSVAVVLVWVQIGYPVVVFMAALQRVDPELYEAAELDGANWFQRFRSITVHIIRPEIFVVVLTCTIAALKVFGPVYALTGGGPGNATIVPSYYSYSQFFQAQQVGYGATIATALTVVIVIVAIGFIAAQTRAERKEEAR; this is encoded by the coding sequence ATGCCCGCCTCCGGCCGCGGCAGCTACTGGTTCTACCTGCTCCCCGGCTTCGTCCTGCTGGCCGCGATCATCCTCGTGCCGCTCGGCTGGAACGTGTACCTGTCGTTCACGAACTACCGCGGGATCCTGCCACCGCAGTTCACCGGGCTGGACAACTGGCGCCGGCTGATGGCGGACGGGCAGTTCTGGATCTCGTTCCGGAACAGCATCGTGATGATCCTGGCGATGGTGATCGTGCCGACCAGCCTGGGCCTCGTCCTGGCCGCCGCGCTGTTCGACGTGATCGGCAAGAAGTTCGGCGGCAAGCTCGCCAGCTTCCTCCGCGCCACGTACTACCTGCCGCAGATCCTGCCCGCGGTGATCGCCGCGATCGTGATCGGGTGGATCCTCCGCCCGGAGAACGGTGCGCTCAACGCGGTGCTCGGCGCGGTCGGGCTCGACGGTCTGCAGCACAACTGGCTCGGCAGCCCGGACACCGCCCTGCTCTCCGTCGCGGTCGTGCTCGTCTGGGTGCAGATCGGCTACCCGGTCGTGGTGTTCATGGCGGCCCTGCAGCGCGTCGACCCGGAGCTGTACGAAGCGGCCGAGCTCGACGGCGCGAACTGGTTCCAGCGCTTCCGTTCCATCACGGTGCACATCATCCGACCCGAGATCTTCGTCGTCGTGCTCACGTGCACGATCGCCGCGCTCAAGGTGTTCGGCCCCGTGTACGCCCTCACCGGCGGCGGCCCCGGCAACGCGACCATCGTGCCGAGCTACTACTCGTACAGCCAGTTCTTCCAGGCGCAGCAGGTCGGGTACGGCGCGACCATCGCCACCGCGCTGACCGTCGTGATCGTCATCGTCGCCATCGGCTTCATCGCCGCCCAGACCCGGGCCGAACGCAAGGAGGAGGCACGATGA